The following coding sequences are from one Luteimonas sp. S4-F44 window:
- a CDS encoding class III lanthipeptide, whose product MNRILDLQKMDNGSDESLNAAVAGSTSSYAGCTCSTASNTGCGSSDVIIAL is encoded by the coding sequence ATGAATCGCATCCTTGACCTGCAGAAGATGGACAACGGCTCGGACGAGTCCCTCAATGCCGCAGTGGCGGGCAGCACCAGCAGCTACGCGGGCTGTACCTGTTCGACCGCAAGCAACACGGGCTGCGGCAGCAGCGACGTGATCATCGCGCTGTAA
- the lanKC gene encoding class III lanthionine synthetase LanKC gives MSELVIEDKLLYLLANSEFYEPMTRYSPLRGDFFDPIAKIVPRGWTVEHRNLWWDCSFEGADVPTQGWKIHVSATPANAPAVLATVARVLFQAKVPFKFVVDRMILVMVNGKRWHRGASGKFITVYPRNQAQCGELLEQLHQATIGYFGPYILSDRRYKDSRVIHYRYGGLLPTKRTDVSGKAVYVIQDENGGYLDDERNAYFTLPPGVQDPFETPIVDEGEPGTLKAGRYEIRKLLASSNSGNVYLALDRQTAVDVVIKEARPFTNVSFRGLDAVQLLKKEHRLLGLLSDSNIAPRPLDFFYDWEHAYLVEEFLDARLTLREYMGKINLLLRTRAGAAESREFYKNYKSLFIKLAEIVRVLHDHDIIFSDLSLANVMVREREDRDIDLHLIDFEGAYEEGVDLPTHIYTPGFAPEDVIERGRSTREDDYYALGSLLMAGLFPMNAMLVLNRNAHETYLRAHARDFGLPVIIADLIRDLLSSEPANRPRPERIIEVLSYEHEPAAPAIGAAELDEIDLSKTVDRILGYIESVASFERKDRLYPADPTVFETNPLSIGYGACGVAQVMHRVRGRLDASVIGWIRARDIHAAKFSPGLYTGLSGIAWSLLDMGYADDAHRVMALTDQHHLLRRSPNLFHGAAGWGMARLRFFMETGNPVHLNEAMSAAAYIEEVALEDGEGGIFWETPDGISASLGHGGAGVSLFLLYLTLLSRDESFADLGRRSLEWVIRQGFPNQDGGMTWNARDRTPSHTPYWRWGSSGIGRVLLRYWHVTGEARYADVLEAIHIDCDRKYTIFPGYFFGTAGIAEMYLDMARFGRWEEIAERSTRKLLSGCLLFPVERAGGLAFPGESLSRIACDFGTGGAGIAAVMHRYTTRCGASLMLDDAIPGWSKLDRSGGH, from the coding sequence ATGTCAGAGCTGGTGATCGAGGACAAGCTGCTGTACCTCCTGGCGAACTCGGAGTTCTATGAGCCGATGACGCGTTACTCGCCGTTGAGAGGCGATTTCTTCGATCCGATTGCCAAGATCGTTCCCCGCGGCTGGACCGTGGAGCACCGCAACCTGTGGTGGGATTGCTCGTTCGAAGGCGCGGACGTCCCCACCCAAGGCTGGAAGATCCACGTCTCGGCCACTCCCGCGAATGCGCCAGCCGTCCTGGCCACCGTCGCACGTGTCCTGTTTCAGGCGAAGGTGCCCTTCAAGTTCGTTGTCGACCGGATGATCCTGGTCATGGTCAACGGGAAACGATGGCATCGCGGGGCCTCGGGGAAGTTCATCACCGTCTATCCGAGGAATCAGGCGCAGTGCGGCGAACTGCTCGAACAGCTGCATCAGGCGACGATCGGCTACTTCGGCCCCTATATTCTGTCCGACCGGCGATACAAGGACAGTCGTGTCATCCATTACCGCTACGGTGGGCTTCTGCCGACCAAGCGAACGGACGTCAGTGGCAAGGCCGTCTACGTCATCCAGGACGAGAACGGTGGGTATCTGGATGATGAGCGCAATGCGTACTTCACCTTGCCCCCGGGGGTGCAGGACCCCTTCGAAACGCCCATCGTGGACGAAGGTGAACCCGGCACGCTGAAAGCGGGTCGATATGAGATCAGAAAGCTGCTCGCCTCGAGCAACTCCGGCAACGTGTATCTCGCGCTGGATCGGCAGACAGCTGTGGATGTCGTCATCAAGGAGGCGCGTCCCTTCACCAATGTGTCGTTTCGGGGGCTCGACGCGGTGCAACTCCTCAAGAAGGAGCATCGTCTGCTTGGCTTGCTCAGCGACTCGAACATTGCGCCAAGGCCTCTAGATTTCTTTTACGACTGGGAGCACGCCTACCTGGTCGAGGAGTTCCTCGATGCGCGGCTGACGCTTCGCGAGTACATGGGGAAGATCAACCTCCTGCTCAGAACGCGAGCGGGGGCCGCGGAGAGCCGGGAGTTCTACAAGAACTATAAGTCACTGTTCATCAAGCTCGCTGAGATCGTGCGCGTGCTCCATGACCACGACATCATCTTCAGCGACCTGTCGTTGGCCAATGTCATGGTGCGGGAGCGGGAAGATCGAGATATCGATCTTCACTTGATCGACTTCGAGGGGGCCTACGAGGAAGGCGTGGATCTGCCGACGCATATCTATACGCCCGGGTTCGCTCCTGAGGATGTGATCGAACGCGGCAGGTCGACGCGGGAGGACGACTACTACGCGCTGGGAAGCCTGCTGATGGCCGGGCTGTTCCCCATGAATGCGATGCTCGTGCTCAATCGCAATGCGCACGAGACCTACCTGCGCGCCCATGCCCGGGATTTCGGTCTGCCCGTCATCATTGCGGACTTGATCCGGGACCTGCTCAGCAGCGAGCCCGCCAATCGTCCGCGTCCGGAGCGCATCATCGAGGTTCTGTCCTACGAGCACGAGCCGGCAGCGCCTGCGATCGGGGCCGCTGAACTCGATGAGATCGATCTTTCAAAGACAGTCGATCGGATTCTGGGCTACATCGAAAGTGTCGCCAGCTTCGAGCGCAAGGATCGTCTCTATCCTGCTGATCCGACGGTGTTCGAGACCAACCCCCTCAGTATCGGCTACGGCGCCTGTGGCGTCGCTCAGGTGATGCACCGTGTCCGCGGGCGGCTCGACGCGTCGGTCATCGGCTGGATCAGAGCACGGGACATCCACGCCGCGAAGTTCTCGCCGGGCCTCTACACAGGCTTGTCAGGAATTGCCTGGTCGCTTCTGGATATGGGCTATGCCGACGACGCGCACCGCGTCATGGCGCTGACCGATCAGCATCATCTGCTACGTCGGTCGCCCAATCTTTTTCATGGCGCGGCCGGTTGGGGCATGGCCCGCCTGCGCTTCTTCATGGAAACCGGCAACCCAGTGCATCTGAACGAGGCGATGAGCGCCGCCGCCTACATCGAGGAGGTCGCACTCGAGGACGGGGAAGGCGGGATTTTCTGGGAGACGCCGGATGGGATCTCCGCGAGCCTCGGCCACGGCGGCGCCGGGGTCAGCCTGTTCCTGCTGTACCTGACGCTGCTGTCGCGGGACGAGTCGTTCGCGGATTTGGGGCGGCGAAGCCTGGAGTGGGTGATCCGTCAGGGGTTTCCGAATCAAGATGGCGGCATGACCTGGAATGCGCGTGATCGCACACCGAGCCATACGCCCTATTGGCGCTGGGGCAGCTCCGGGATCGGACGGGTCCTGCTGCGCTACTGGCACGTGACGGGCGAGGCGAGGTATGCGGACGTACTCGAAGCGATCCATATCGACTGCGATCGAAAGTACACCATCTTCCCGGGCTACTTCTTCGGTACAGCGGGGATTGCCGAGATGTATCTGGACATGGCGCGCTTCGGGCGCTGGGAGGAGATCGCCGAGCGCAGTACACGCAAGCTGCTTTCGGGATGCCTTCTCTTCCCCGTTGAGCGGGCCGGTGGGCTCGCGTTTCCTGGGGAGTCGCTGTCGCGTATCGCATGCGATTTCGGTACAGGCGGCGCGGGCATCGCCGCGGTGATGCATCGTTACACGACGCGCTGCGGCGCCTCGCTCATGCTCGACGACGCGATACCGGGGTGGTCCAAACTGGATCGAAGTGGGGGGCATTGA